The Triticum dicoccoides isolate Atlit2015 ecotype Zavitan chromosome 6A, WEW_v2.0, whole genome shotgun sequence genome has a window encoding:
- the LOC119318027 gene encoding uncharacterized protein LOC119318027: MSTSSGKPLLVVIRRSKLSVGDEGRRICTEFKQAKYPFKWRRYMCARCGVLREEHNACKSKLSAGDGGKHDTRKSKLPAGDKGEQSTDKYKLSAEDEGERSANKSKISAGEEGERFCTEFKQAKYPFKWRKYMCARCGVLRSEHGVSKAKAKVDDDTENIKEEDLPPRKRLILRFKRSQALAAAASATSREKENKEGELEEGEINWSPGATIAKGKRAPRRKR, encoded by the coding sequence ATGTCGACAAGCAGTGGCAAGCCGCTCCTCGTCGTGATCCGCCGGAGCAAGCTCTCCGTAGGAGATGAGGGCCGCCGCATCTGCACAGAGTTCAAGCAGGCCAAGTACCCCTTCAAGTGGAGAAGGTACATGTGCGCTAGGTGTGGGGTGCTCCGTGAGGAGCACAACGCCTGCAAGAGCAAGCTCTCCGCAGGAGATGGGGGCAAGCACGACACCAGAAAGAGCAAGCTCCCTGCAGGAGATAAGGGTGAGCAATCCACTGACAAGTACAAGCTCTCTGCAGAAGATGAAGGTGAGCGCAGCGCCAACAAGAGTAAGATATCTGCAGGAGAGGAGGGCGAGCGTTTCTGCACCGAGTTCAAGCAGGCCAAGTACCCCTTCAAGTGGAGAAAGTACATGTGTGCCAGGTGcggggtgctccgtagcgagcatgGTGTCAGCAAGGCCAAGGCCAAAGTGGACGACGACACGGAGAATATCAAGGAGGAGGACCTGCCGCCACGCAAGAGGCTCATTCTCAGGTTCAAACGGTCACAGGcccttgctgctgctgcttctgccacatccagggagaaggagaacaAGGAGGGGGAGCTAGAGGAAGGGGAGATCAACTGGAGCCCCGGCGCGACGATCGCCAAGGGGAAGAGAGCCCCAAGGAGAAAGCGCTAG
- the LOC119318025 gene encoding N-alpha-acetyltransferase 40-like isoform X2 codes for MATAENKRPRSSGGVERPPSRKEILGRKKAIKELIRKAVAVKDHLAQFPDFHKYERSGFSIYLESGHGNQLPVPTRKYIQNLLKANMKGTYGSEWTSEEKIKRREMVAPEARYILICQYADSDIAKCFMKQDSGVECAHVTCRGGRLLGFVHYRFVVEEDVPVLYVYELQLESSVQGKGLGKFLMQLIELIACKSQMEAVMLTVQKSNTDAMAFYNNLGYVISSTSPSRVDPLIGIHRSYEILCKAFESEAKCKLEEGK; via the exons ATGGCAACGGCGGAGAACAAGAGGCCTCGGAGCAGCGGCGGCGTGGAGAGGCCGCCGAGTAGGAAGGAG ATATTGGGGAGGAAGAAGGCCATCAAAGAACTTATAAGGAAAGCTGTAGCTGTGAAGGACCATCTTGCGCAATTCCCGGATTTTCATAAATACGAGAGAAGTG GTTTTTCGATCTACTTGGAGTCTGGGCATGGCAATCAGCTTCCAGTGCCAACGAGGAAGTACATCCAAAATCTTCTCAAG GCTAACATGAAGGGAACTTATGGATCAGAATGGACTTCAGAAGAGAAAATTAAGCGCCGGGAAATGGTTGCTCCAGAAGCACGATATATCCTGATCTGCCAATATGCAGACAGTGATATTGCCAAATGTTTCATGAAGCAAGATTCAGGGGTGGAATGTGCACATGTGACATGCCGTGGAGGCCGCTTGCTTGGTTTTGTACACTACAGATTTGTTGTTGAAGAGGATGTTCCTGTTCTTTATGTGTATGAGCTACAATTGGAGTCTTCTGTCCAAGGGAAGGGGCTGGGGAAGTTCCTAATGCAGTTGATTGAACTTATAGCTTGCAAG AGCCAAATGGAGGCCGTGATGCTAACAGTTCAAAAATCTAATACAGATGCTATGGCTTTCTACAACAATTTGGG ATATGTAATATCCAGTACCTCGCCATCACGAGTGGATCCACTG ATTGGAATTCATAGAAGCTATGAGATCTTGTGCAAGGCATTTGAATCTGAAGCCAAGTGCAAATTGGAG GAAGGCAAGTAA
- the LOC119318025 gene encoding N-alpha-acetyltransferase 40-like isoform X1 — translation MATAENKRPRSSGGVERPPSRKEILGRKKAIKELIRKAVAVKDHLAQFPDFHKYERSGFSIYLESGHGNQLPVPTRKYIQNLLKANMKGTYGSEWTSEEKIKRREMVAPEARYILICQYADSDIAKCFMKQDSGVECAHVTCRGGRLLGFVHYRFVVEEDVPVLYVYELQLESSVQGKGLGKFLMQLIELIACKSQMEAVMLTVQKSNTDAMAFYNNLGYVISSTSPSRVDPLVLLYQEIVSTGTRYLYVDSFIFHRLEFIEAMRSCARHLNLKPSANWRKASNARGSTTRLWLHNKLWRDATAHVFVIYLE, via the exons ATGGCAACGGCGGAGAACAAGAGGCCTCGGAGCAGCGGCGGCGTGGAGAGGCCGCCGAGTAGGAAGGAG ATATTGGGGAGGAAGAAGGCCATCAAAGAACTTATAAGGAAAGCTGTAGCTGTGAAGGACCATCTTGCGCAATTCCCGGATTTTCATAAATACGAGAGAAGTG GTTTTTCGATCTACTTGGAGTCTGGGCATGGCAATCAGCTTCCAGTGCCAACGAGGAAGTACATCCAAAATCTTCTCAAG GCTAACATGAAGGGAACTTATGGATCAGAATGGACTTCAGAAGAGAAAATTAAGCGCCGGGAAATGGTTGCTCCAGAAGCACGATATATCCTGATCTGCCAATATGCAGACAGTGATATTGCCAAATGTTTCATGAAGCAAGATTCAGGGGTGGAATGTGCACATGTGACATGCCGTGGAGGCCGCTTGCTTGGTTTTGTACACTACAGATTTGTTGTTGAAGAGGATGTTCCTGTTCTTTATGTGTATGAGCTACAATTGGAGTCTTCTGTCCAAGGGAAGGGGCTGGGGAAGTTCCTAATGCAGTTGATTGAACTTATAGCTTGCAAG AGCCAAATGGAGGCCGTGATGCTAACAGTTCAAAAATCTAATACAGATGCTATGGCTTTCTACAACAATTTGGG ATATGTAATATCCAGTACCTCGCCATCACGAGTGGATCCACTGGTATTACTTTACCAAGAAATAGTATCCACAGGAACAAGATATTTGTACGTTGACTCCTTCATTTTCCACAGATTGGAATTCATAGAAGCTATGAGATCTTGTGCAAGGCATTTGAATCTGAAGCCAAGTGCAAATTGGAG GAAGGCAAGTAATGCACGGGGGAGCACAACACGACTGTGGTTGCATAACAAGCTCTGGCGGGATGCGACAGCCCATGTTTTTGTGATTTATTTGGAGTAG
- the LOC119318025 gene encoding uncharacterized protein LOC119318025 isoform X3 produces the protein MKGTYGSEWTSEEKIKRREMVAPEARYILICQYADSDIAKCFMKQDSGVECAHVTCRGGRLLGFVHYRFVVEEDVPVLYVYELQLESSVQGKGLGKFLMQLIELIACKSQMEAVMLTVQKSNTDAMAFYNNLGYVISSTSPSRVDPLVLLYQEIVSTGTRYLYVDSFIFHRLEFIEAMRSCARHLNLKPSANWRKASNARGSTTRLWLHNKLWRDATAHVFVIYLE, from the exons ATGAAGGGAACTTATGGATCAGAATGGACTTCAGAAGAGAAAATTAAGCGCCGGGAAATGGTTGCTCCAGAAGCACGATATATCCTGATCTGCCAATATGCAGACAGTGATATTGCCAAATGTTTCATGAAGCAAGATTCAGGGGTGGAATGTGCACATGTGACATGCCGTGGAGGCCGCTTGCTTGGTTTTGTACACTACAGATTTGTTGTTGAAGAGGATGTTCCTGTTCTTTATGTGTATGAGCTACAATTGGAGTCTTCTGTCCAAGGGAAGGGGCTGGGGAAGTTCCTAATGCAGTTGATTGAACTTATAGCTTGCAAG AGCCAAATGGAGGCCGTGATGCTAACAGTTCAAAAATCTAATACAGATGCTATGGCTTTCTACAACAATTTGGG ATATGTAATATCCAGTACCTCGCCATCACGAGTGGATCCACTGGTATTACTTTACCAAGAAATAGTATCCACAGGAACAAGATATTTGTACGTTGACTCCTTCATTTTCCACAGATTGGAATTCATAGAAGCTATGAGATCTTGTGCAAGGCATTTGAATCTGAAGCCAAGTGCAAATTGGAG GAAGGCAAGTAATGCACGGGGGAGCACAACACGACTGTGGTTGCATAACAAGCTCTGGCGGGATGCGACAGCCCATGTTTTTGTGATTTATTTGGAGTAG